One Vicinamibacterales bacterium genomic window, TCGTCAAGAATCGTGTGGGCGAGGTGAACGACAAGGTCGAGTCCGTCTCGAAGTCGCTCGAAGAGACGCAGGAGCGGACTCGCAAGAACGAGGCGGCGATCAACGAGGCGAACCAGAAGATCGTGCAGGTCGACCAACGTGCGTCCGCGGCGAATCAGTCCGCGAACGAGGCTCGGTCGGCTGCCGACAGCGCGGCGAACAAGGCTGAGGCCGTTGACAAGGCCACCAAGCGGATCGTCTACGAAGTGACGCTCAGCGAGGACCAGGGCAACTTCAAGTTCGGCCGGGCCAACCTGCCGGACGACGCGAAGGCGCGGCTCGACCAGGTGGTCCAGCAGCTCAAAGCGAACCCGAACGGTGCCTATATCGAGGTCGAAGGCTACACCGACGATCGTGGTCCGAAGACCTACAACGAGCAACTCGGCCTCGAGCGGGCAGAGTCGGTGAAGCGGTATCTCTACGAGCAACACCAGATCCCGCTGCACCGGATCAGCGTGATCAGCTACGGTCCCGAGAAGCCGGTTGCCCCGAATACGACCAAAGAAGGGCGTGCGAAGAACCGCCGCGTGGTCATCAAGGTGCTCGTGTAGGAGAAGTGGCGGGCGAGTGGGGTCGGGCTTCCGTGCCCGGCCCCGCCCCCGTTGCCATGGTCAGCACCCCCAGCACCGGCACCTCCAGCACCTTCAGCACCTCCAGCACCGCACCCGCAGCACCTCCAGCACCTTCAGCACCTCCAGCACCGCACCCGCAGCACCTCCAGCACCTCCAGCACCTTCAGCACCGCACCCGCAGCACCTCCAGCACCTCCAGCACCCCAAGCACCTGTACCCGCCGCGTCCCTCCTGTGTTAGTCTCCCGCCATGGCCATTCGCACCGAGCTCACGCTTCGTCTGCAGAACAGCCCGGGGACGCTCGCCCGGGTCTGCCAGGTGGTCGCCGAGGAGCACATCAATATTGTCGCCCTCAACCTGGCTGGTCCCCTCGTGGTGCGGATC contains:
- a CDS encoding OmpA family protein — its product is MRNFILGMSIAALAATGTTACATKGFVKNRVGEVNDKVESVSKSLEETQERTRKNEAAINEANQKIVQVDQRASAANQSANEARSAADSAANKAEAVDKATKRIVYEVTLSEDQGNFKFGRANLPDDAKARLDQVVQQLKANPNGAYIEVEGYTDDRGPKTYNEQLGLERAESVKRYLYEQHQIPLHRISVISYGPEKPVAPNTTKEGRAKNRRVVIKVLV